Part of the Paenibacillus kyungheensis genome, GCTGATGGTAATATAGCTGTTTTTTCTAGACCTTTTGGTGTAGAAGGAGCGGTAGCTTTGATTGGATTTGGTATTTTTGAATCGTTTCAAAATTTGTCAGAGTCTAATATTATTAGCGCTCCTGTATTTAAAGATCAATTTGATAAAAATGAATGGGGCGGCGCTAACGAAATTCATTTATTGAAAAATGGCTTATTAGGTGTATTGGGGCATATAGCGTATCGAGACGAACAGAAAATGCTTCATTATCATGCGATGTCTTTTGTGGTGAATCCATGGACACGTGAGAAATCTGCAATGAAAATTATAGCAGTTCGAAGTGATTTTCCTGAAGGACCTGCTAAGCGTCCTGATCTGGTAGATGTTATTTTCAGTGGCGGAATGACTCGTGAAGCGAATGATCGTGCGATCTTGTACGTAGGTGCTAGCGATGTAGAATCGTATTGTCTGGATATTCCTGATCCATTTACAGAGTACGAGCAGATTGTTCTGGCAGAAGCGATGTCATAAGAGTCTATCAAAAACCTATTTTAGATAGAAGTACGATACAAATAAAGAAGGCTATCTCCTGTCAGTAATCTGATAAGGGATAGCCTTTTATTTATGATCAGATTAAGCTTTCAGATCATTATTATAGAAACGCTCCCAATTAGAATAGAGATCAATAACGTACATATGATGCAGATGGCTTTACAAAATGTATTAGTTTACCGAAAAGAATAATAGTGAATCTTATCAAACAATCCAATTTCCTCCAAATATTTATCAAAATGTGAACGAAAACAGTCATTGATTGAATTTTTATGGATTATTTTGAACGAAAATGATTGTTTTTTGTTAGGTTTGTGATACGATAGTTGGAGTTGGAGGAATGAACATGCTGACAGAAGAACGCTACCATTTAATTCTACAGCGCTTACAGGAACGAAGCATAGTTAAATTACAAGAATTAGTTGATATTTTAGGTGCTTCTGAATCAACGATTCGACGTGATCTTATCGATCTTGAAAGTCGCCAACTGCTAAAGCGTATACATGGGGGAGCAGCCCTAGTTCATCAAAAAAGCCAAGAACCTGGTATGGACGAAAAAACATTCACAAACGTTCAACAAAAAGATGTAATCGCTAAATTAGCAGCACAAGAGCTTTTGGATGGAGAATGTATCTATCTAGATGCAGGTACCACTACGCTTGCCATGATTCCTTATATTGAAGCCAAAGACATTACAGTCGTGACCAATGGATTGTCTCATGTAGAAGCGCTCGTTCATCAACAGATCCGCAGTTATTTGTTGGGAGGGATGATGAAAATGCATACCAAAGCCGTTATTGGAAGTATAGCTCTCCAAAATATGGACAACTTCCGCTTTGATAAATGTTTTCTCGGAGCAAACGGTATTGATGCAGAGATGGGATATACGACTCCAGACCCTGAAGAAGCTTTAATTAAAAGACGTGCACATGAATTGTCCAGTCAGACGTATATATTAGCTGACTCTAGTAAGATCGGTGAGATTACGTTTGCCAAATTGTTTAGTCTTAATGAAGCCGTATTGATCACAGAAGCGATGCCAGAACAATGGCAACGTTCGATTGCTCAAAAAACTAAAATAATCGAGGGATAACCATGATATATACAATAACGCTTAATCCTTCCATAGACTATATCGTGGAAGTGGACGAATTGAAGTTAGGTGACTTGAACCGCATGAAGCGTGACTTAAAGCTTCCAGGTGGTAAAGGCATTAACGTATCTCGTATTTTGAATCGTTTGGATGCACCGAATACAGCACTTGGATTTGTCGGTGGATTTTCCGGTCAATATATAGAAGATAAACTTCATGCTGAACACATTTCGACTGACTTTGTTCATGTGGCAGATGATACACGCATCAATGTAAAGCTCAAGCATGGAGAAGAAACAGAGATCAATGGTCAAGGGCCGAATATCAGTACGGAAGAAGCTGATGCGCTGGTAGCTAAATTATCTCAATTGCACAAAGAAGACGTGGTTGTTCTTTCAGGAAGTGTACCCCCGTCTTTGGGAGCGAATTTCTATGATCGTCTGATTGAAGTATGTAAGCAGACAGGAGCAGAATTTGTAATTGATACGACAGGGCCAGCATTGCTCAAAGCACTTGCAGATCGTCCATTATTAGTGAAGCCTAATCATCATGAATTAGCAGAACTGTTCAGCGTTGTGATTGCAAGTCGTGAAGATATTATTACGTACGGTCGCAAATTACTAGAACTTGGTGCTCAACATGTATTGATCTCGATGGCTGGTGACGGCGCATTGTTGATTACGCCGGAAGAAGTCTATCATGCTAATGTACCTAAAGGAACGGTCAAAAACTCTGTCGGAGCAGGCGATTCTATGATTGCTGGATTTACCGGTACACTGGTATCGACTCATGATCCTCTTGAAGCTTTCCGTACAGGTGTTGCTTCTGGTAGTGCAACTGCTTTTTCAGACGATCTAGCGACACGTGAAAAAATTGAAGAATTACGTCCACAAGTTACTATTGTTACATTATAGAAGCTATTGATTGAATCCAATAAAGGAGTGTAACCTAATGAGAATTACAGATCTAATGATCAAAGAAACGATGATCATGGACTTACAGGCAACAACCAAAGAAGCAGCGATTGATGAATTGATCGCTAGTCTTGCAACCAGTGGAAGAATCAATGACAAAGTACTATTTAAAGAAAAGATTTTGAAACGTGAAAGCGAATCAAGTACGGGTATCGGTGGCGGTATTGCGATGCCTCATGCCAAAACAACAGCGGTAAACGAGCCTACAGTTGTTTTTGCTAAAAGTACAAGAGGGGTAGATTACGAGTCTCTTGATGGTGAACCTGCTCATTTGTTCTTTATGATTGCAGCACCAGAAGGAGCAGCAAATACACATTTACGTACATTAGCTGCGCTCTCTAAGCTACTGATTGATAGCGATTTCATCGAAAAATTGATGAATACAACCAGTCCTGACGAAGTATCCGCACTTTTCGATACACAACAAGCTGAAAAAGAAGCGGCGGAAAAAGCAAAAGCTGAAGCCAAAGCAGCAAGAGAACAAGCCAAACAACAAGAAAATGCAACAGTGCAACAAGCAGAAGCTACGCTGGAAGGCAAAGACAACAAACCATTCGTGGTTGCTGTTACCGCTTGTCCTACAGGGATTGCTCATACCTTTATGGCAGAAGACGCATTGATCAAAAAAGCGCAAGAAATGGGCGTAGAGATCAGAGTCGAAACAAACGGTTCCGAGGGTGCTCAGACTGTACTAACTGACGATGAAATTCGTCGTGCAAGTGGTGTTATTGTAGCCGCTGACAAAAATGTAGAAATGGCGCGTTTTGATGGTAAGCCTGTTTTACAAAGACCGGTTAGTGATGGTATTCGCAAATCCGAAGAGTTGATTCGCAAAGCGATGAATGGAGACGCTCCGATCTATCATAGTGCTGGAGGAAAATCGTCTTCTGAAGCTTCATCTTCAAATGAAAAAACAAAAATAGGTAGTAAAATTTATAAAGACTTAATGAATGGTATCTCGCATATGTTGCCGTTCGTTGTCGGTGGTGGTATTTTACTTGCGATCTCGTTCTTAATCGAACAGACAGCAGGCGAGAATAGCCAAATCTTCAAGCTATTGCAAACGATCGGTGGCGGAGAAGGCGCATTCTTCTTCCTGATTCCAATCCTAGCTGGTTTTATCGCAATGAGTATTGGGGATCGTCCTGCATTAATGCCTGGTATGGTCGGCGGTCTAATGGCAGCGAACTCTAACGCTGGTTTCCTCGGCGGTTTAGCAGCTGGTTTCTTGGCAGGTTATGTGATCCTTGCTCTACGTAAGTTACTTGCTGGATTACCAAAAACATTAGATGGTCTCAAACCGATTTTGTTATATCCTGTACTTGGTCTGTTAATTACCGGTACGATTGCGTACTATATCTTCGATCCAATCTTTGGTGGTATTAATACGTGGTTGGTTAACGTCTTGAATAACCTTGGAACAGGAAATGCTGTTATTCTAGGTCTGATCTTAGGCGGAATGATGTCAATCGATATGGGTGGGCCATTTAACAAAGCCGCTTATGCGTTTGCGATTGGTGTATTTACATCAAGTGGTAATGTAAATGGTACAATGATGGCGGCTGTTATGGCAGGCGGTATGGTTCCTCCACTTGCGATTGCTTTGGCTACTACATTCTTCAAAAACAAATTTACAGAGCAAGAACGTAAGTCTGGTCTAACTAACTATGTACTTGGATTGTCCTTTATAACCGAAGGTGCGATTCCTTTTGCAGCAGCTGATCCATTACGTATTCTAACGTCTTGTATTATTGGTTCTGCAGTTGCAGGGGGCTTGACACAATTCTGGGGAATTAATATTCCTGCACCTCATGGTGGGATTTTCGTAGCAGCTCTTGCTAATCATGCTTTACTATTCTTATTAGCTGTTGCCATTGGCGCTGTTATTTCTGGTTTGATTTTAGGAATATGGAAAAAAGTACTTGTAGCTAAATAATAAAAGATAATACTCAAAACCTCTGTGTGAAGATCAAGCTGATTGGATATAGCTAATGTTCTTCTCACAGAGGTTTTTTTGGTATCGTTGTGCAAAAGTAACATATTTAAATGTCGAATTTTGTATTGTATGACCATTTCATAAAATAAATAAAGAAAATGAGCGAATTCATGCAAATAAATGTAAATATTAGGCAAGATAATGACGATATATAATCTATAACTCCTAGTATATTAAATAGTTCAAAAGAATTATAAAAATCTATTTACAGTCTATGAAAACGCTGTTATAATCAAAATCAATCAAGAGTAATCACAAACGATCACGAAAATTGTCGAAAAAAATCAATAAACGATCATCATCGATCATGAGCACATGTTCAACGTCATTATTAGCTAACATATGTAGACAGGTGGAATGTCCCATGCTTTTTGAAGAAGAACGAAAGCATAAAATGGTTCAATATTTACAAGAGAATCACCGGGCATCTGTTCAAGAACTAGGGGAAGCTTTTGGAGTATCAGATTCAACGGTTCGTCGGGATCTCAAAGAGTTAGAAGATGCAAGGCGATTGAAAAGGACACACGGGGGAGCCGTATCACTGCAAAGTGTTAATTTTGAACCCAATATGGTGGACAAAGAAGATTCTTTTCGAGAAGAGAAAGAGCGCATTGCGAAACGAGCGGTAGAGATGATCCATCAAGGTGATACGATCTTGCTTGACTCGGGAACGACAACTCTTCCATTAGCAAAAGAACTAAAGCATATGTCCGGTATTCGAGTAATCACGAACTCGGTCATTGTTCTTAGCGAACTTCGAGATTGTCGGAATATTGAATTGTCTATTATTGGCGGATTGTTAAGGCCAGACACACTAGCATTTGTTGGGCCGATAGCAGAACGTTCACTGGATATGGTACGTGTAGACAAAGCTTTTATTGCAACAAACGGTCTGGATCTCAAAGAAGGTGTAACCACCCCTAATCTGACAGAAGCTGCTATTAAGCGCAAAATGATTGATATTGCTAAGCAAGTTATTTTATTAGCAGATCATAGCAAGATTGGTAATATCGCTTATGCCAAATTTGCAGACGTATCAGAGATTGACCATTGTATTATGGATGATGGAGTACCGCTTCATATTATTCATCAACTGAAAAAGCTAGGTATAGGTGTGACGATCGCTTAACTACACGTTGGGATCAGAAATACATGATACATCATGATGAATTTGAAAGCGTTTTAATAAAGGCGATAAAGGTTAGACCATTACTCATTATAAGGGGATATTACCATGAAAAAATTATTGGCTGTTACCGCTTGTCCAACCGGTATTGCTCACACGTACATGGCTGCTGAGTCATTGCAAAAAGCTGCAGATCAAAAAGGTGTACCGATCAAAGTAGAAACTCGTGGTGCAGTTGGAGTCGAGAATGGTCTAACCGCTCAAGAAATCGCTGAAGCACATGCTATTATTATCGCTGCTGATACAGATGTAGATGAAGATCGCTTTGCAGGCAAACCTGTTATTCGTGTAGCAGTTGCACAAGGGATCAAAGTTCCAGGAGAATTAATCGATCGTGCATTAGCTAAAGAAGCTTCCAGTGGTCTTGCTGCTTCACCAACAGCTACACCTGAAGAAAATGCAGGTCGTAAGCCTAATATGTTCTACAAACATTTAATGAATGGTGTATCCAATATGTTACCGCTTGTTATTGCAGGTGGTCTGATTATCGCATTCTCATTCTTATTCGCTTTCACTAAAGGCGGAGTCGATCAAGTAGAGGGTTCGTTTGGAGCTGCTTTATCCACAATTGGTGGCGCTTCAATGGGACTGATGGTTATCGTATTATCTGGATTCATTTCATTCTCTATCGCTGGTAAACCCGGACTTGCACCTGGTTTGGTAGGCGGTGTACTTGCTAAAGATATGGGTGCTGGATTTATCGGCGGTATTATCGCAGGTTTTGTAGCTGGTTATATTGCACATTACTTGATCAAAACAATCAAAATGCCTAAAAACTTTGAAGGACTTAAACCGATTCTAATCGTTCCTGTATTGTCTGTACTTGCTATTGGTCTATTGATGGTCTATGTTATCGGTCAACCGATTGAATGGTTGTTGACAGGTTTGACAGCTTGGTTGACGAATATGGGTGCAGGAAATGCTATTATTCTAGGAGCTATTCTTGGTGCAATGATGGCACTCGATATGGGGGGCCCTTTCAACAAAACCGCTTATACTTTTGCAGTAGGATTGCTAGGTGCTTCTCTTTATACGCCAATGGCGGCTGTTATGGCAGCAGGTATGACTCCACCACTTGGTATTTGGTTAGCAACTGTTATTGCTAAAAATCGCTTTACCAAAGAAGAGCGTGAAGCTGGTAAAGTGGCTTCGATTCTAGGGCTATCGTTTATTACCGAAGGTGCTATTCCGTTCGGTGCGGCTGATCCGATTCGTGTTATTCCTTCCTTTATGGTAGGTTCGGCTGTAGCTGGTGCATTATCAATGTACTTCGGTGCAGGTCTACATGCTCCTCATGGTGGTGTATTCGTTCTCTTTATCCCGAATGCAATCGATCATTTGCCACAGTATGTATTGTCTATTGTTATTGGTACTGTCGTTACAGCGTTGATGGTCTTGTTGCTTAAACGCAAAGCACCTGCTAAATTATAAGTAATTATAATTCATTACAAGCGACCGGAACGATGATTTGTCCGGTCGCTGTCCATATTTTCAAGATTTACACTTAGGTTCTACCAGTTGACTATAAGATGATGACTATTAGAAGGAGTGACACTACCCATGAATATCAGCGAACTATTAAGCACAGAAAGTATATTTTTACCTTCTAACGCAACAACACGTGAAGAAGCGATTCAACAAATGGCAGCAGGTATGAAAGCTTCTGGAGCAGTTACGGATGAAGCAGCTTATGTTAATGCGGTTATGGCACGTGAACAACAAAGTTCAACAGGTATTGGTTTTGGCGTCGCTATTCCTCACGGCAAGTCATCAGGGGTTGCCAAAGCAGCATTAG contains:
- a CDS encoding DeoR/GlpR family DNA-binding transcription regulator, translated to MLFEEERKHKMVQYLQENHRASVQELGEAFGVSDSTVRRDLKELEDARRLKRTHGGAVSLQSVNFEPNMVDKEDSFREEKERIAKRAVEMIHQGDTILLDSGTTTLPLAKELKHMSGIRVITNSVIVLSELRDCRNIELSIIGGLLRPDTLAFVGPIAERSLDMVRVDKAFIATNGLDLKEGVTTPNLTEAAIKRKMIDIAKQVILLADHSKIGNIAYAKFADVSEIDHCIMDDGVPLHIIHQLKKLGIGVTIA
- a CDS encoding PTS sugar transporter subunit IIA, whose amino-acid sequence is MNISELLSTESIFLPSNATTREEAIQQMAAGMKASGAVTDEAAYVNAVMAREQQSSTGIGFGVAIPHGKSSGVAKAALAFSRFAEPLDWESLDDQPAQIAFMIGVPEANAGNEHLQILVALSRKLIHEEFRAELINAQSKQEIIDILTRTIG
- a CDS encoding PTS fructose transporter subunit IIC, coding for MKKLLAVTACPTGIAHTYMAAESLQKAADQKGVPIKVETRGAVGVENGLTAQEIAEAHAIIIAADTDVDEDRFAGKPVIRVAVAQGIKVPGELIDRALAKEASSGLAASPTATPEENAGRKPNMFYKHLMNGVSNMLPLVIAGGLIIAFSFLFAFTKGGVDQVEGSFGAALSTIGGASMGLMVIVLSGFISFSIAGKPGLAPGLVGGVLAKDMGAGFIGGIIAGFVAGYIAHYLIKTIKMPKNFEGLKPILIVPVLSVLAIGLLMVYVIGQPIEWLLTGLTAWLTNMGAGNAIILGAILGAMMALDMGGPFNKTAYTFAVGLLGASLYTPMAAVMAAGMTPPLGIWLATVIAKNRFTKEEREAGKVASILGLSFITEGAIPFGAADPIRVIPSFMVGSAVAGALSMYFGAGLHAPHGGVFVLFIPNAIDHLPQYVLSIVIGTVVTALMVLLLKRKAPAKL
- a CDS encoding DeoR/GlpR family DNA-binding transcription regulator → MLTEERYHLILQRLQERSIVKLQELVDILGASESTIRRDLIDLESRQLLKRIHGGAALVHQKSQEPGMDEKTFTNVQQKDVIAKLAAQELLDGECIYLDAGTTTLAMIPYIEAKDITVVTNGLSHVEALVHQQIRSYLLGGMMKMHTKAVIGSIALQNMDNFRFDKCFLGANGIDAEMGYTTPDPEEALIKRRAHELSSQTYILADSSKIGEITFAKLFSLNEAVLITEAMPEQWQRSIAQKTKIIEG
- the pfkB gene encoding 1-phosphofructokinase, which gives rise to MIYTITLNPSIDYIVEVDELKLGDLNRMKRDLKLPGGKGINVSRILNRLDAPNTALGFVGGFSGQYIEDKLHAEHISTDFVHVADDTRINVKLKHGEETEINGQGPNISTEEADALVAKLSQLHKEDVVVLSGSVPPSLGANFYDRLIEVCKQTGAEFVIDTTGPALLKALADRPLLVKPNHHELAELFSVVIASREDIITYGRKLLELGAQHVLISMAGDGALLITPEEVYHANVPKGTVKNSVGAGDSMIAGFTGTLVSTHDPLEAFRTGVASGSATAFSDDLATREKIEELRPQVTIVTL
- a CDS encoding PTS fructose transporter subunit IIABC — encoded protein: MRITDLMIKETMIMDLQATTKEAAIDELIASLATSGRINDKVLFKEKILKRESESSTGIGGGIAMPHAKTTAVNEPTVVFAKSTRGVDYESLDGEPAHLFFMIAAPEGAANTHLRTLAALSKLLIDSDFIEKLMNTTSPDEVSALFDTQQAEKEAAEKAKAEAKAAREQAKQQENATVQQAEATLEGKDNKPFVVAVTACPTGIAHTFMAEDALIKKAQEMGVEIRVETNGSEGAQTVLTDDEIRRASGVIVAADKNVEMARFDGKPVLQRPVSDGIRKSEELIRKAMNGDAPIYHSAGGKSSSEASSSNEKTKIGSKIYKDLMNGISHMLPFVVGGGILLAISFLIEQTAGENSQIFKLLQTIGGGEGAFFFLIPILAGFIAMSIGDRPALMPGMVGGLMAANSNAGFLGGLAAGFLAGYVILALRKLLAGLPKTLDGLKPILLYPVLGLLITGTIAYYIFDPIFGGINTWLVNVLNNLGTGNAVILGLILGGMMSIDMGGPFNKAAYAFAIGVFTSSGNVNGTMMAAVMAGGMVPPLAIALATTFFKNKFTEQERKSGLTNYVLGLSFITEGAIPFAAADPLRILTSCIIGSAVAGGLTQFWGINIPAPHGGIFVAALANHALLFLLAVAIGAVISGLILGIWKKVLVAK
- a CDS encoding DUF1861 family protein translates to MMKLEWDIKTCRELLLEYTPAKEKGTKIHFTGVDNLDVYNITAPFWNEGELYIAGRVEARNSEDSEVIFFTRNGDVWEPKEDLTPFQLQDPFITRLDNELIFGGVEIYRNQEPDHKIIGWRTLLYRGKTIRDFEYAVSGPWSMKDLRLNEMADGNIAVFSRPFGVEGAVALIGFGIFESFQNLSESNIISAPVFKDQFDKNEWGGANEIHLLKNGLLGVLGHIAYRDEQKMLHYHAMSFVVNPWTREKSAMKIIAVRSDFPEGPAKRPDLVDVIFSGGMTREANDRAILYVGASDVESYCLDIPDPFTEYEQIVLAEAMS